A genomic region of Arachis stenosperma cultivar V10309 chromosome 9, arast.V10309.gnm1.PFL2, whole genome shotgun sequence contains the following coding sequences:
- the LOC130951707 gene encoding uncharacterized protein LOC130951707, whose translation MGWKAAEKLIRHWKIVRGDNVMIIRGKDKGESGVIKRVIRSQNRVIVEGKNLVKKHIKAGPGHEGGIFTVEAPLHASNVQVVDPVTGKPCKVGIKYLEDGTKVRVSRGIGTSGSIIPRPEILKIRTTPRPTQPGPKDTPMEHVLEKTYDAKTGMGMPDL comes from the exons ATGGGTTGGAAAGCTGCAGAGAAACTTATTAGACACTGGAAAATTGTCAGAGGTGACAAT GTTATGATCATAAGGGGTAAAGATAAGGGTGAGTCTGGGGTCATTAAACGTGTTATTCGTTCCCAGAATCGTGTTATTGTCGAGGGTAAAAATTTG GTAAAGAAACATATCAAGGCAGGGCCAGGTCATGAAGGGGGGATCTTTACAGTTGAAGCCCCACTTCATGCCTCCAATGTGCAAGTCGTTGACCCAGTTACAGG GAAGCCTTGCAAGGTTGGGATTAAATATCTTGAAGATGGTACTAAAGTCAGAGTATCCAGAGGAATAGGAACATCTGGGTCCATAATCCCTCGACCTGAGATCCTCAAGATAAGAACTACACCAAGACCCACACAAC CTGGTCCCAAAGATACTCCGATGGAGCATGTGTTAGAGAAGACTTATGATGCTAAAACAGGGATGGGCATGCCTGATCTTTGA